From Triticum aestivum cultivar Chinese Spring chromosome 7B, IWGSC CS RefSeq v2.1, whole genome shotgun sequence:
ccactttaccccttcctttccctttaagctttgctagtcttgatacccatggtaatgggattgctgagtcctcgtggctcacagattactacaacaacagttgcaggtacaggttatgcgatgatcatgacgcgagagcgatgcttgcttgcgttgagttcttcttctgcttcttcttcgatcaggggataggttccaggtcggcagcctgggctagcagggtggatgtcgtttgagtttctgtttgtgtttcatccgtagtcggatgatgctcttatgtattgtgatgttgtattcgtgtggcattgtatgcctttgtatgtatccccatctattatgtaatgttgatgtaatgatatccaccttgcaaaagcgtttcaatatgcgggtctatccttggtgggaccttcgagttccttttggatagggtcgcatattgggcgtgacatgatcGGCGGGTGATTAATTTCCTGGCCGGGcttgagcccgatccgatcatagtccgttgaaacccccagggcggcgatgcggtcTAGCAGTTCGTTTAAAGAGCAAACATCCGCCGGATCCAATTTTGCGGAGTACTTAGGGCCAATGCGGGGACGGTGTCCGGCGGCCATGGGGGGAGTTGCTGGCTCGACGGCCGCACGTGCCCTTATGGAGAAACCGCCGAACTGGAGGGTCTGCCCCGAAGCTAGACACCCTCCAGAAGTGATATTGTTGTTGATGACTAGGCGAGCCGTAAATCACTTTTTGCAGACAGCACggcagagctctcaatgaaagcaccaatgtcggcgtcaaaaccggcagatctcgggtagggggcccaagttgtgcgtcaaggatcaatggtaacaggaagccaggggacacagtgtttacccaggttcgggccctcttaatggaggtaaaaccctactcctgcttgaataTATTCGACGAGATGAagattacaagagctgatctacctcaagatcgtaatggctaaccctagatgttTAGCCTATGAGGATTCCAATGATGGTGAAgaagatagcctctacggactaacccctctagtttatatacacaccggaggggtctagggtttgtacaaggtcggtttatcAGGGAAGGAAGCTTCCGGACTCTATTCTCGCCGTCCAttgagaagtcccatccggacacagtgGGTAATCTTTCAGCTTGATTTTGTACGACCCATCCAACTCGGCTCATACTCCTAGGCCGGACACCTGAGGGGCAccgaatctaggactccctcaacagctGCCACACACGGCTGGGATATGAGCGACCACCAGGAGCACACTCATCGTCGTCGGTCGCATCTGCTAATGGCTGCTCACCCCCAGCCGCGGCCTCCATCCTACCCTCGATGGAGGAGGGCGTACAGCCGTGTCCCTGACTCCCTGTCCACCAGCCCGTGAGATTTGGATGGGGAAGCAGTGAGGCAAGCAAGAGAATGGCGCCACCAACCTTTTTTTTCTTTGACTTCCCTGTTcgcttccttccttcctcctcctctgccgctgTCATCCTGGCCGGAGACGACGTCTCACCTCACCGGTTGTCATAGTGGCCCTATAGACAGAGAAAAGGACAGCGGCGCTGAGTGTCGGGTCTTCTCGTGGATGCTGCTTCTGCCGCGATTGCGGCCTCTCACGCTCGTTGTTCTTCTCCCGTTAGCTCCCCAGATCTGGCGACGCTGATAGAAACGAGCAGAGGCGGCGACTGCTTTGGCGTGCGGAATGAGAGGAGGTCGTGTGAGTAGAGGAGAATGGGAGAGGCGAGGAGCGTGATTTTTTTTTTGTCTCTCTTTTCTGCGCAATACGAGAGCGTCTCAGCTCCACCCAATCGCAATGCGTTTTTATTTCACGTCCTTTTGATGACATGTATAACGCGAGAGGCCGCCCCTTGCGCGATGCTTATTGTGTTTGATTGGAGGGACAGTTATCCCAATCATCAGTTTGAATCGATTTGTAAAAAGTTGAGTGTGTTTTTTGTAAATAAAAAAGTCTAAAAATGTGTCTAAGATTTATTTAAATAATTCCATCCAACTTAACATGAGAAATAAATTGACAATACTAAATCCCAGGTCAACCAAAACAGCACaagtttcttttcttttcattcaTTTGCGTGATTTTACATCTGGGCGGGAATTTTCACAAAATGCAGCGACATTCAGTCACCGACACCCTTCCCCGCCCGGCTTTTCCATTGCCCACCTCTAAGAAGTTATTAATCCCATTATACTACACGTAGGCACACGTGGACGACCGCGCGACGATCCATCCAATACTAGTATGTATATCGTACAAACATGCGCGAAGAAATCAAGGCCGTCCGATTGAGAAACACGAACGACGGACGAACAGGCGCGTCGCGAGGTCAGTCAGTGGAGGCACGGCTCGGCGTCGGCCATCTCGACGCCGTTGACGCTGCCGTCGGCGCCGGGCCTTCCGGCCTTGTACTTGTACCACCTGCCGGCGAAGAGGTACACGACGAGGTTGGCGAGGCAAACCCCCGCGAGGAGCCAGTAGAACTTGTAGAGCTCGCCCTTGTTGAGGTCGTCGGCGATCCAGGGCCGGCGGTCACCGGTGATCTTGTGCACGACGGTGACGAGCGCCGAGCTGACGAAGAAGCCGAGCGAGAGCGTGCTGAGGAAGAGCCCCGTGCTCATGGTCTTCATTCCCTTGGGGCACTCGCGGAGGAAGAAGTCGAGCTGGCCGATGTAGGTGAAGGCCTCGCCGGCGCCGACAAAAAAGAACTGCGGGATGAGCCAGAAGACCGTCATGGGAACGGGGGCGCCCGCTGGGACGGCGGAGTCCCGCGCCACGCGGAGGCGCTTGACCTCGACGAGAGCGGCGGAGGTCATGGCGAGGATGGAGAGCACGAGGCCGATGCCGATCCGCTGGAGCGGGGTGAGCCCGTGCGGGTTGCCGTTGAGGCGGCGGGATACGGGCACGACGATGCGGTCGTAGATGGGGACGGTGAGGAGGATGGAGCCGACGAAGAAGACGGTGAGGGAGCCCGCCGGGATCTGGAAGGAGGGGCCGATGTGGCGGTCCATGGTGGTGGCCTGCGACACCGAGAAGGTGGTCATCTGCGCGTACACCGTCCAGAACATGATGGTCGTCGCCCATATCGGAAGCATCCGCGCCACCGTCTTGACCTCCTCCACGTCCGTCAGCGTCGCAAGCTGCCACTTGGTCGGCTCGCCGGCGGGGTCCGAGTTGATCGCCGCATGGTCCAAGAAACTGCAAAAATAAGTTGAGGTCTATCAGAACAAGAACTGGTACCACTGTTATACGTTTTTTCTTTAATTGTATACGAGTATAAATGAAATCAACTTGAACCGATTAAACCGTCTTTGTTTAAATTcagcaaaaaaaaattgaaaatttaaATTCGGCAATTTGAGAAGCTAACTCGAGCAGTTGTCTAGTGACAAAAAAAAAAAGTTGTCTAGTGACAAGTTTCAGAAGCTGGTGTCTTCAGAGTTACACATGAGACATGATAATAAATAAACCACATAAAAGAAATATTGCTACTATTAGCTTCAGCGACAAGTGCTGTTCCGTATCAGAAAACTAAGTACGTAGTTGGAAAAAATACGGTTCGTACATGAGACGTTGGATTTTATTTTAATTGACACACACAGAGACCATGCGACGTTCCTTTCACTTTTGGCCACTACAGCCTGTGATGCAACAAGTGCAAGCTAAAAGCAGTGGTCACAGGTACAAGATTCTGCAGTCGGATGGAGACACAGATCAAAAACAACAAATCATCCTAGGCCGAGCATCTACCTACGGGTCCAAAGCGAAGAACAGCCAAGTTCTTTGGAAGGGAATCGTCCACAGCTAAGTAGGAGTATTCAGAGATTTTTCTTCCTGACGCCAACTTGCTAATGGGTCATGACTGTATGTATCTGTATGGAACACATAGGGATTAAACAAGTAGGTTTAGGTGACCGACAGCCAATTAGCATCACCGGGCACAAGGCCTGTTCTGTCCAGTTATTTAGGGAAACCTCTTCTGTTCATGTGATGCAGGTGATGATTATGCAACCCCAGcctaatcatgtgatgatgatgatgatgattatattCAACAAAACAAGCATGTCAGCAACATATACGGAGCTAAAATCATTGGCGGGAACTTGTCGAGAAACCATTTTCCCTGAAAAACCCTCCAAAATAACCCTGTCCGTGTCAGGTCGATCGGCACGGGAAAAAAAAAATAAGCGTCCACCTCCACACGTGAGACACGACACGCGGCTTTTTGCAAAGGAGGCGAACAGCGATGGACCGTTTGTTTGTTTATAATCGTATATGTCAATTAACAGTGCTCTAATAGGAGCAGCTAATTAACGGTGCGATCAATGAATAACTAGGTTGTGGATTTGGTTAATTTCCCCATCATCCTCACCAACCTAGACAACCATTTGCCAAGAGAGGGCAACCACAATCAACACATGGGTTGAGTGCTTTTAGAGGGCTATGATGAAGTATGTCCATGGGATTGGGATGATCTCCGGTGCTTTTCCGAGCGTGAACTGGAGAGATGTGGTGTGGATCCTAGCTTCCAAGCGAGCCATGGCAAAAAGGAAGGGCAGACGCATGTGAGCGAGAAAGGTTTGCCTAGATCTTCTTGTCCCCATCAGCTAGCACCACTGGGATGGCTAAGCAACGGGCAAATTTACTTCCCTTTCGCTGCTACTAGTACACACAGAGACACGACGTACCACTACTACCActagctcttcttcttcttcttcttgtgttgTGTCTAGGGGTTTCTTCTCTTGTTGATGGGCCTTTTCGTTTTTCCACTGCCCCAATCACGCAAAGCATTCGGTACGCACACGTCTCGGTCCTCTCCTCTGCAGAAACACCCACCCACCTAATAATTAAGGTGATTTCCGTCTACCCCTCTCTACTGGCCTACCGTGGGCGTGGAGCATTAGCAAAAGGAGTTTCGGTCAAAACGTGTGTGTTTGATTTGATAACACCACCATAGAATATTTCAAGACTTGTGCAGGTCATATATACTGTATGTGTGTGTAAAAGACGATGATAGGTCTGAAGGAAGCTAACTCCATTTCGTTTCCATGTGAAAAAGAGGTGTACACTGGCGTTCTCCTAGCTTGTTTTGTCAGGCACAAAAGACTTGATTTCCGCTTGTCAGCGACCTATGATTTCTGTACAGTACTCCGTCCTATATAGGAGTAGTGCCTGATTATGGGATGACAATGCAGAGCTGCTTTTGCTGATAAGTCCGTGGCAACTAGTGGTGTGTGGCTCTGAGACTAGCTTAACAGTTGGATCAATAATTCTCCACTATTGGTGTTACAGAAACCGTCGGTTGCAAAGTAAAGTATACGTACGGAGTAGACTCGAAACACAAGGCCCATTCTGAATTTGGAACACCCGTCCTCGGTTTCTCGGCCGCCCGCCTGCTAAGTGCCGATTAGGTTTCCTACAGAAAACTCTAtaactactactagtacctactaCAAGGAAACGGGGCAAATCAGAGAATTTTTGGCGTTGCCTACCGACCAGGCTCCAGAGCAGAGCCCCCGATACGATCCTCCTTCCCCACCACACCATATGACGGACCATATctccaggagccagccagcctatCCCTATCTAGCAGTATCCAGTATGAGTCCAGTGCATGTACTGCGTCCCATCCGGCGTCTCTGAATCCGTAACGTAGCACATGACATGACACACCGCACTTGCAACGCGTCTTGTATTCTTCTTGCAGGGAGGAGGCTTGGGTGCGTGCAGGTGGTTCCACAGGACAGGACAGGACGGGGGCAGCCAGGATCAGTGGaccgatggagaggagaggagaggaggaggggacaGGGGCACGGTGTACCATCGCTATAGCTATAGAATAGTGGCAATTATTGGTATTGGTACACTGCCTGCCAAACTCGCCATTTGTCGCCTGCCAACCATGGTTATCCTCTCCTTACTCGCCCTAAACACACCAGTATGCAAGTGGATCGGGCCGGCGTGTCAGTGGGTCTCTTAGGGGTGAGAAAATGTAGTACTCCTACTAGCCTGGGCCTGGGCGGGTCGCTTTCGTCCTAGATTCACCGTTGGCGCGTGGTGCGCGAGGCCAAGTTGGGAGAAAATGACGAACGGATTTGGAGGGGACACACTTCCGGTGCAAAAGCTGAATCTAACACCAACTTGCATTCCTTCCATTCCAAGTGAGTAGAGCTTAGAATTATCAACTTACTAATGATTAAGAGACACTAAATTGGCCACCCTTATTCCTCTTCTCTTTATTACACTACACTacgagcttcttgtccactagcaaTGCTGGGGCCAGTCAACAGTACCATCTCTGGTCTCTATACTGGACTAGTATAtttcttaggctggtcatagtggggagtaacttagactagtaacatacatatgttactagtctatgttactaccttcatagtgggtagtgtcataggtgcggtaacatagttgccttcatttattactttgtagactcattatgcattggaaaccgctatgtgatagtaacatattatgttactctatttgcatctctcctcattaactacttgccacatcattatttttgcttatgtggcatctatgttactcccactatgaccagccgaCTTGTAAGGCCACGCATGCAACTTTGACCCATGTCATCCATGATTATCATAATAATCTACTTACTGGAGTAGGAAATGAGTTAAGCAAGCAAGAGAGCGTGGCACTTAATTCGTTAGCTTACCGGAACTGCTTCGTGTGCGGGATGCGCTCCTTGAGCTTGCTCTTCTTGGTCGAGCCCCCCTCGATGGCTGCCACCTTGCCCACGTCGATGTCGTAGAGCATGGAGGTGTCGGCGGGCAGCTGGACGCCGCGCTTGCGCCACGCGGCCACGACCACGGCCGCGATCTGGGTCAGCGGGCTCCCGGCCAGCTTCTTGAACCGGTACCTGCGGGTGCCGGCGAGGAACACCACCAGCCCGACGGCAATGGAGGCGGCGCAGGCGCCGTAGCCCCAGGGCCGGCCCAGGTTGTCCTGGACGTAGACGAGCACCGTGACGGCCAGGAGGGAGCCGaggctgatgaagaagaagaaccagtTGAAGAAGCGCATCATCTGCGACTTCTCGGTGCGGTCCGACTCGTCGAACTGGTCCGACCCGAAGCCGGAGACGCTCGACTTGAGCCCGCCGGTGCCCAGAGCCGTCAGGTACAGCGCAAGGTACAGCACGCCCAGCTGGGCGCCCGACGCGCGGGAGCAAGTCCCTATCCCGCCGCCCTCCGCTGTGCACGCCGGTGGCCGCAGCCCCGGCGCCGCCGTTGAGATCGTCAGGATCGTCACGCCCTGCACGTATATATAGATGCTTCTTGATTACTATCTATCGCAACTTGTAAAACATTATTACTCTATATACTTCAGAGAGAGATAAAATTCTTCCTTGCAAAAAAAAAACTTCAGATTTAATCTCATGCGAATTACTGATCTCCGAATTAAGAGGATGAAGTAGTAGTCCTACTCATCCACTGTGGCATACGCCATAGTCCCATACGCGATCTTGGAAGCATATGTTAGACCCATGATGATTAAACAGTGTTGGTTTGGTGGCCGTTCTTTTCACAGCAGTATCGAGTTAATACGTGTGCTCCATTTGTTAAAAAAAAACAGGTTTAGAAGAAGTATTACAGATTGATATTTCTCTTCTTTTGATTTGAAGAGTAACTAATTAACAACCTACCACCAAAAGAACGGGATCTTTTATTTAGGAAAAAAAAGGGGGGTCAAGCAGTTAAAACTTGCACGGCGAGGGACGGCAAAGCAGGCAAGCAGCAAAGTCAAAAGGAGAGGAGTACTCACGGATGCCTGGATGGCGGTGAAGATGGCGATGGTGAGGTAGCGGCCGAGGAAGGAgtccgcgacgaagccgccgaggAGGCAGAGCATGAAGGAGGTGCCCATGAAGTTGGTGACGACGTTGGCCGCCTCTGCGTTGCCGACGTGCATCGTGGCCGTGAGGTACGTGACCAGGTTGACCGCGATCCCCAGCGTGGTGAGCCTCTCGTTGAGCTCCGCCACCAGGATCATGGCGGCGGCGCCCCAGCGGCCGGTGGTggaccgggcggcggggcggccgcgGTAGTCCCACGCGTCGCCGAGGACCTCGGCCTGCGCCGCCGCATTGGTCTGGGGGAGAAGGCCGACCATAGTTGCCGGCCGGCGGGGAGGATCTGTGCGGGGGTGGCGGGCCGGCGCGGCGTGAGAGCTACCGTTGGCCGGTGTGTAtgtatgggtgtgtgtgtgtgtggtgggttGGAGGTGGCGGGCGCGGTATATATACCCGCGGGCGCGGCAACGGCGGGGGTATTCTGGGCAGAATCTCGTGCTTCGCCTTTTggggaagaagaaagagatgatttTGTTAGCTGGGGACTCTCCTCTGGACGAGGGTGATTATATGCAATAAGAATGATCTAATCTAAATTATCTGAGGTGAGATAAGGGCGGTTGCGGCTCCTTGCCTGGCCTGGGAGGATAAGGGCAATTGGTTTTGTTGGGGCTGTGGGGGTACGTGGACGGTTGATATGGCTGGCTGGCAACCGGCCGCGGCTTCTCCACAGTACACGGACCATGCCTATCGCCTAAggctagccacagtgggagtaactagcgcacttcaattttttttatttatgTGGTATGTAGTTAATAAAAAAATATATTTACattaacataatatgttactgtaacatagcgttttTCGAAAAAGATTGAGTCTATaaactaataaatgaagccattTATGACCCTAGTACTataatttttttttgcgaaaagacCCTAGTACTATATTATTTTGCCCTATGGAGTTAATAACTTAgagtagtgtcatatgcatgacattaGTATAAGTTAGtcctcactatgaccagcctaagtcaGTCGCAGCGTGCGCACACATCCGCCGCCGCTAGTACCACTTGTTTCGCGATCTCTATTGGCGAGTTTGGTTCAAGGAGTAAGGGTAGAAGAAAATAATCTATCAACACACGGTTTTTGGAGCGCGTATGATACTTGCGCGTCAATTCAGTAAGATAGGAGAAAAAGTTTTAACACATCAGAGCAttacagccggacttggcaaatccggcacCCTATACGCCCGCGGGCGTATCCACGGGCAGCGTCCGTCGGCCCCTCATATGTTGCGCCGCACATCGACATATCTTAAATTTCGACCATCaaatccatgcacgtcgatcatacgaTACAAATTGTCTGAATTCAAAAGTTTGaaacaaagcaaagcaaatcatagttcaacaaaccGGACATGCCAAAATTAAATAAATGTCAGAGCGTGACGGATGGCCTCGAGTCACTAGTCGGGCACTTGCTCTGAGCGGAATGTGTGGTGCTCCAGGCGGAATGT
This genomic window contains:
- the LOC123156759 gene encoding protein NRT1/ PTR FAMILY 6.3; translated protein: MVGLLPQTNAAAQAEVLGDAWDYRGRPAARSTTGRWGAAAMILVAELNERLTTLGIAVNLVTYLTATMHVGNAEAANVVTNFMGTSFMLCLLGGFVADSFLGRYLTIAIFTAIQASGVTILTISTAAPGLRPPACTAEGGGIGTCSRASGAQLGVLYLALYLTALGTGGLKSSVSGFGSDQFDESDRTEKSQMMRFFNWFFFFISLGSLLAVTVLVYVQDNLGRPWGYGACAASIAVGLVVFLAGTRRYRFKKLAGSPLTQIAAVVVAAWRKRGVQLPADTSMLYDIDVGKVAAIEGGSTKKSKLKERIPHTKQFRFLDHAAINSDPAGEPTKWQLATLTDVEEVKTVARMLPIWATTIMFWTVYAQMTTFSVSQATTMDRHIGPSFQIPAGSLTVFFVGSILLTVPIYDRIVVPVSRRLNGNPHGLTPLQRIGIGLVLSILAMTSAALVEVKRLRVARDSAVPAGAPVPMTVFWLIPQFFFVGAGEAFTYIGQLDFFLRECPKGMKTMSTGLFLSTLSLGFFVSSALVTVVHKITGDRRPWIADDLNKGELYKFYWLLAGVCLANLVVYLFAGRWYKYKAGRPGADGSVNGVEMADAEPCLH